Proteins from a single region of Equus asinus isolate D_3611 breed Donkey chromosome 17, EquAss-T2T_v2, whole genome shotgun sequence:
- the LOC106823629 gene encoding olfactory receptor 8K3-like, whose amino-acid sequence METQNLTMLNEFILMGITDKPELQAPLFGLFLTIYVISVVGNLGMLILTKMDSRLQTPMYFFLRHLAFTDLGYSTTVGLKMLVNFVQDKNTISYYFCAIQLAFFLMFIISEFFILSVMSYDRYVAICNPLLYTVIMSQRVCHVLVAIPYLYSTFVSLLVTVKIFNLYFCGYNVIHHFYCDCFPLLSLLCSNTHETEMIILILAGFDLISSLVIVLVSYLLILVAILRMNSAEGRYKAFSTCGSHLIVVIVFYGTLIFMYVQPKSSHAFDTDIVASIFYTFIIPMLNPLIYSLRNKDVKYSLKRMWKNLCNLFA is encoded by the coding sequence ATGGAAACACAAAATCTAACAATgctaaatgaatttattttaatggGGATCACAGACAAACCTGAGCTACAGGCTCCATTATTTGGGCTCTTCCTCACCATATATGTGATCTCAGTGGTGGGCAACTTGGGCATGCTCATCCTCACCAAGATGGACTCCAGGCTACAAacacccatgtacttttttctcagacACCTGGCTTTTACTGATCTTGGTTATTCAACAACTGTAGGACTCAAAATGTTAGTAAATTTTGTTCAggataaaaatacaatatcttattatttttgtGCTATACAACTAGCtttctttcttatgttcattattagtgaATTCTTTATTCTGTCAGTGATGTCCTATGATCGCTACGTGGCCATCTGTAACCCTCTGCTCTACACAGTTATCATGTCACAAAGGGTATGCCATGTGCTGGTGGCAATTCCATATCTCTACAgcacatttgtttctcttttggtcactgtaaagatttttaatttatactTCTGTGGCTACAACGTCATCCATCACTTCTACTGTGACTGTTTCCCTTTGTTATCTTTGCTCTGCTCAAATACGCATGAAACTGAAATGATTATTCTGATTTTAGCTGGTTTTGATTTAATTTCATCCCTTGTGATAGTTCTTGTATCTTACCTACTCATCCTTGTAGCCATTCTCAGAATGAACTCTGCTGAGGGTAGGTACAAGGCTTTTTCTACCTGTggatcccacttgattgtggtcaTAGTATTTTATGGAACTTTGATATTTATGTATGTGCAGCCCAAATCCAGTCATGCCTTTGACACTGATATAGTCGCTTCCATATTTTACACCTTCATTATCCCCATGTTGAATCCTTTGATCTATAGCTTGAGgaacaaagatgtaaaatattcactaaaaaggatgtggaaaaatctaTGCaatctttttgcttaa